A window from Desulfovibrio subterraneus encodes these proteins:
- a CDS encoding PilZ domain-containing protein, translated as MSRILKILVIEEQPAIREMLRKGLDGMGQVRLLFAPSVKGGFVALKKTPFDILMLSGSVARRNDYTLLKAIRADAALGSLSVMVILPECGAEDSRKAVDAGAAMCLAVSSPEDVKKGVASVVRSHVRPGAHVAESVPEAGPPDPIDPEEDARRLFHAGMQLLGKKLYGKAAKLFLAALKRKAAFPEALLSLAECSSKMGDSAKAYVFRRKAVTALAKQGRVSEAGKVVRRLGPASENLPETANLLLDVAQELNECGYADRALAVLESAAEQEGDGANVFREVAAAYLSHESDKRSLPNSSSGTLSADELNTLLRDPQPQTGAVSKSSGTALCQSDGGDLAEVLFGEAGPTKRSGAASGPKALIVQDTPQVGWKEKRRHPRIPLADFFIGAGKGRDALTVIDISMGGICFKADEGMFETGQVFRFHLMDTIDVRLKKVQAVVRFVGDDRVGCQFLELSEKQTALLTELIRLEKKKILDAGGSIDEVEDLSGIERDSSGKIVIKVDW; from the coding sequence ATGTCCAGAATACTGAAAATACTCGTTATTGAAGAGCAGCCTGCCATTAGAGAAATGCTACGCAAGGGTCTTGACGGTATGGGGCAAGTGCGCTTGCTGTTTGCTCCTTCCGTCAAGGGCGGCTTTGTGGCGCTCAAGAAAACTCCCTTTGATATTCTTATGTTGAGCGGCTCTGTTGCAAGGCGGAACGATTATACCTTACTCAAGGCCATTCGTGCCGATGCGGCGCTCGGCAGCCTGTCTGTCATGGTCATTTTGCCTGAATGTGGAGCCGAAGATTCCCGCAAGGCTGTTGATGCCGGTGCGGCCATGTGTCTGGCCGTTTCTTCTCCGGAGGATGTGAAAAAAGGTGTGGCCTCTGTGGTGCGCAGCCATGTCCGGCCCGGGGCACACGTGGCTGAATCTGTTCCGGAAGCAGGGCCGCCAGACCCAATTGATCCGGAAGAGGATGCCCGCAGATTGTTCCATGCCGGTATGCAGCTGCTTGGCAAGAAGCTGTATGGCAAGGCCGCCAAGCTGTTCCTTGCCGCGCTCAAACGAAAGGCCGCCTTTCCGGAAGCTTTGCTTTCTCTGGCAGAATGTTCTTCGAAGATGGGCGACTCTGCCAAGGCGTATGTCTTTCGCCGTAAGGCTGTTACCGCCCTTGCCAAGCAGGGGCGCGTGTCAGAGGCCGGTAAGGTCGTGCGAAGATTGGGGCCGGCTTCCGAGAATTTGCCTGAAACGGCCAATCTTCTGCTGGACGTGGCCCAGGAATTGAACGAATGCGGGTATGCGGACAGAGCTTTGGCGGTGCTGGAGTCTGCCGCGGAACAGGAAGGTGATGGCGCGAACGTGTTTCGCGAAGTGGCAGCGGCCTATCTTTCTCATGAGAGTGATAAACGTTCACTTCCGAATTCTTCTTCCGGCACCTTGTCGGCTGACGAGTTGAACACATTGCTCAGAGACCCTCAGCCCCAGACCGGGGCAGTCAGCAAGAGCAGCGGCACAGCGCTGTGTCAATCTGATGGGGGAGACCTTGCGGAAGTTCTTTTCGGCGAAGCCGGACCCACGAAACGGTCAGGCGCTGCATCCGGGCCGAAAGCATTGATTGTGCAGGACACTCCGCAGGTGGGGTGGAAAGAGAAAAGGCGACACCCCAGAATTCCTCTTGCCGACTTTTTCATTGGTGCAGGCAAAGGGCGGGACGCTCTGACCGTTATAGACATCAGCATGGGCGGAATCTGCTTCAAGGCTGATGAAGGCATGTTTGAGACGGGGCAGGTGTTTCGTTTTCACCTTATGGATACGATAGATGTGCGGCTGAAGAAGGTGCAGGCCGTGGTCCGGTTTGTGGGAGACGACAGGGTTGGCTGCCAGTTCCTGGAATTGAGCGAGAAGCAGACAGCCCTTCTCACTGAACTGATACGGCTGGAAAAGAAAAAGATTCTTGATGCCGGCGGGAGTATTGATGAGGTGGAAGACCTTTCCGGTATAGAGCGTGACTCTTCCGGCAAGATTGTCATCAAGGTTGACTGGTGA
- the rlmD gene encoding 23S rRNA (uracil(1939)-C(5))-methyltransferase RlmD, which translates to MSPETISAGTTLELTIHSLATGGQAIARHDGMVVFVNRGLPGQTVLANIIRTKKRFAEADLERVLVRNETEIQPFCKHFGLCGGCHWQHLPYEEQLDWKRRFVEDSIHRIAGSEQITARPTIPSPDRLHYRNKMEFAFLQGRDVVHLGLRRSASHSIINITECHLQSDRTVAIVQQVRAWANSHKLLNAYDQRSGKGYLRFLVVRETKQHSMPGNQTLVQLITTPDWSPTGQRNTMVQELADALKRETDGQTSFVHSTRTSKTQVAYGENIIFSEGPRTLSETLTIDGQTMPLNIGGADSFFQTNTRAAEALYTKALQLAALTGTETVWDLYCGVGALSLAAAMRAKRLVGFEISAAAVGTAAENAENLAITNAVFHAGDVRHTMEREQQAPDVLITDPPRGGMHPDVVAAIAKLAPSRIVHIACDPATQARDIGLLTEHYDISEVQPVDMFPHTPHVENIVLLTRRG; encoded by the coding sequence ATGTCCCCCGAAACAATATCTGCCGGCACCACGCTGGAACTCACCATACACTCCCTTGCAACCGGCGGTCAGGCCATTGCCCGCCACGACGGCATGGTCGTCTTCGTAAACAGGGGGCTTCCCGGTCAGACAGTGCTTGCCAACATCATCCGCACCAAAAAGCGCTTCGCCGAAGCTGACCTTGAGCGTGTGCTCGTTCGCAACGAAACGGAAATACAGCCCTTCTGCAAACACTTCGGGTTATGCGGCGGCTGCCACTGGCAGCACCTGCCCTATGAAGAACAGCTGGATTGGAAACGACGCTTCGTGGAAGATTCCATCCACCGCATTGCCGGTTCGGAACAAATCACGGCCCGGCCGACCATCCCCTCACCCGACCGCCTCCACTACCGCAACAAAATGGAGTTCGCCTTTCTGCAAGGCAGAGATGTGGTTCATCTGGGACTGCGCAGAAGCGCCTCCCACTCCATTATCAACATCACCGAATGTCACCTGCAGTCCGACCGCACGGTTGCCATTGTCCAGCAGGTACGCGCATGGGCCAACAGCCACAAGCTGCTCAACGCCTATGACCAGCGCAGCGGCAAAGGGTATCTGCGTTTTCTCGTTGTCCGAGAAACCAAGCAGCATAGCATGCCCGGCAACCAGACCCTGGTGCAGCTCATCACCACACCGGACTGGTCTCCCACAGGCCAGCGCAACACAATGGTGCAGGAACTGGCAGATGCTCTGAAACGCGAAACTGACGGTCAGACAAGCTTCGTCCATTCCACCCGCACCTCCAAGACGCAGGTGGCCTATGGCGAGAACATCATCTTTTCAGAAGGCCCCCGGACACTCTCCGAAACACTTACGATTGACGGGCAAACCATGCCTCTGAATATCGGCGGAGCCGATTCCTTCTTCCAGACCAACACCAGAGCTGCAGAAGCCCTGTATACCAAGGCACTGCAACTGGCTGCACTTACCGGCACCGAAACAGTCTGGGACCTGTACTGCGGCGTGGGCGCACTGTCTCTTGCTGCTGCCATGCGGGCAAAGCGCCTTGTCGGATTTGAAATTTCCGCAGCTGCTGTCGGCACCGCTGCAGAGAATGCTGAGAATCTCGCTATCACCAATGCCGTTTTTCATGCAGGAGATGTACGGCACACCATGGAGCGCGAACAACAGGCTCCTGACGTACTCATCACCGACCCGCCCAGAGGCGGCATGCACCCTGATGTAGTAGCCGCCATTGCAAAACTGGCCCCCAGTCGCATTGTGCACATTGCGTGCGATCCGGCCACGCAGGCACGCGACATAGGCCTGCTGACCGAACACTATGACATCAGCGAAGTGCAGCCAGTGGACATGTTTCCCCACACGCCGCACGTGGAGAATATCGTACTGCTTACCCGCCGCGGTTAG
- the atpB gene encoding F0F1 ATP synthase subunit A — protein sequence MAGGLPHPVLWSTLTGMDYVTINGAHVEFKHVFYTWIAMAILFSFAFLLRGKVKMVPGKIQNVFEVIIGGLEEFVVSNIGEDGRKIFHVLIALFFFILFNNLLGLVPGCDAPTANVNTNAALALFTFAYYNWIGIKRWGVGYIKHFCGPFWWLIPLMLPLELISHAARPLSLTLRLFGNIRGEEIVLVLFFILAPIFGTIPIYFLFLLAKCLQAFIWFMLGMIYLKGSLEHAH from the coding sequence ATGGCAGGTGGATTGCCGCATCCGGTGCTATGGTCCACCCTCACGGGGATGGACTATGTCACCATCAACGGAGCTCACGTAGAGTTCAAGCATGTGTTCTATACCTGGATTGCCATGGCAATTCTGTTCAGCTTCGCCTTCCTGCTCAGAGGAAAGGTGAAGATGGTGCCCGGCAAAATCCAGAACGTCTTTGAAGTTATCATCGGCGGGTTGGAAGAGTTTGTCGTCAGTAACATCGGTGAAGACGGTCGCAAGATTTTTCACGTCCTTATCGCTCTGTTCTTCTTCATCCTCTTCAATAACCTTCTCGGTCTGGTACCCGGTTGCGATGCTCCTACAGCGAACGTGAATACCAACGCTGCGTTGGCTCTCTTCACCTTTGCGTACTACAACTGGATCGGTATCAAGCGTTGGGGTGTCGGCTACATCAAGCATTTCTGCGGCCCCTTCTGGTGGCTCATTCCGCTTATGTTGCCCCTGGAACTTATCTCCCACGCTGCACGTCCCCTCTCTCTGACGCTCCGTCTTTTCGGTAACATCAGAGGTGAAGAAATCGTGCTGGTACTGTTCTTCATTCTCGCACCTATCTTCGGTACTATTCCGATCTACTTCCTGTTCCTGCTCGCCAAGTGCCTGCAGGCCTTCATCTGGTTCATGCTCGGCATGATTTACCTGAAGGGTTCTCTGGAACACGCCCATTAA
- a CDS encoding ATP synthase F0 subunit C yields MRKFMMIALNTVAILSVAAMAFAAEGANAFGDLVYFGAALGMAIAAAGCGIGQGLGLKAACEGTARNPEASNKITVSLILGLAFVESLAIYALVVNLMLLTK; encoded by the coding sequence ATGCGTAAGTTCATGATGATTGCTCTGAACACTGTTGCCATCCTGTCCGTTGCTGCTATGGCTTTCGCTGCTGAAGGCGCAAACGCTTTCGGCGACCTGGTATACTTCGGCGCCGCTCTGGGCATGGCTATTGCCGCTGCCGGCTGCGGTATCGGTCAGGGCCTCGGTCTGAAGGCTGCTTGTGAAGGCACCGCCCGCAACCCCGAAGCTTCCAACAAGATCACCGTGTCCCTCATCCTCGGCCTGGCATTCGTAGAATCTCTGGCCATTTACGCTCTCGTTGTTAACCTGATGCTCCTCACCAAGTAA
- the fliJ gene encoding flagellar export protein FliJ has product MAPYKFKLQQVLDYRNQLEDQAKMAFTQAQQRYDAHVARVNGLRQRLAEYEPKLYQTNNPSELWLLRNFVQALTLDVATAESRLLQLAQELNKARQNLVKKSQERKLLDKLKENQAKRHAKEERFKEQQQFDETATLRYKPQAV; this is encoded by the coding sequence ATGGCTCCGTACAAGTTCAAATTGCAGCAGGTTCTCGACTACCGGAACCAGCTGGAAGATCAGGCAAAAATGGCCTTTACCCAGGCGCAGCAGCGTTATGATGCCCATGTGGCACGTGTGAATGGGTTACGCCAGCGACTTGCCGAATACGAGCCCAAGCTGTATCAGACCAACAACCCGAGCGAACTGTGGCTGCTGCGCAACTTTGTGCAGGCCCTTACGCTGGATGTCGCCACCGCCGAGTCAAGACTGCTGCAATTGGCGCAGGAACTGAACAAGGCGCGTCAGAATCTTGTCAAGAAATCGCAGGAGCGCAAGCTTCTGGACAAACTGAAGGAAAATCAGGCCAAACGACATGCCAAAGAAGAACGATTCAAAGAACAGCAGCAATTCGACGAAACAGCAACGCTTCGGTACAAGCCTCAGGCTGTTTAG
- a CDS encoding AtpZ/AtpI family protein, with amino-acid sequence MIIKKDKEINSKKYVDLMGTVGTMGTHMVTHPAVGAGAGYFLDDWLGTKPWLFIICLLLGIVAGFRAVYVDTRKIMRNQDKQDAERYGRED; translated from the coding sequence ATGATCATCAAGAAAGACAAGGAAATCAACTCCAAAAAGTATGTCGACTTAATGGGTACCGTCGGAACGATGGGTACACATATGGTCACACACCCTGCTGTGGGGGCAGGCGCAGGCTACTTTCTGGATGATTGGTTAGGGACTAAGCCGTGGCTGTTCATAATCTGCCTTCTTCTCGGCATCGTTGCCGGATTCAGGGCGGTCTATGTGGACACACGGAAGATCATGAGAAATCAGGATAAGCAAGATGCTGAGAGATACGGGCGAGAAGATTGA
- a CDS encoding MotE family protein gives MPKKNDSKNSSNSTKQQRFGTSLRLFRLCKLLALAVVFKLVILATLALDLTGWQIPFLSAPSGSVAQVANAPAASGLPVSAAVAASQAMAASPAFAANATAPAQPAQDSLTWESLQQKQDELNRREQELNRLQNELDQKIQNLQSLETRMQTMLKDAEEAKDKKMRHLVDVYSNMKAKQAAEVLSSLDEGIAVRILAGMRGRQAGEILTFVKPDKAARLSEALTRMQLPFE, from the coding sequence ATGCCAAAGAAGAACGATTCAAAGAACAGCAGCAATTCGACGAAACAGCAACGCTTCGGTACAAGCCTCAGGCTGTTTAGACTCTGCAAGCTGCTCGCGCTGGCGGTTGTTTTCAAGCTTGTCATCCTTGCCACTCTGGCATTGGACCTGACCGGCTGGCAGATCCCCTTCCTTTCCGCTCCTTCAGGTTCGGTCGCGCAGGTTGCCAACGCACCCGCAGCATCCGGCCTGCCGGTATCAGCCGCCGTTGCCGCCTCGCAGGCCATGGCTGCAAGCCCGGCCTTTGCAGCCAACGCAACCGCACCCGCACAGCCTGCGCAGGATTCCCTGACGTGGGAATCGCTGCAGCAGAAGCAGGATGAACTGAACCGCCGTGAACAGGAACTCAACCGCCTGCAAAACGAGCTGGACCAGAAGATACAGAACCTGCAGTCGCTGGAAACCCGCATGCAGACCATGCTCAAGGACGCGGAAGAAGCCAAGGACAAGAAGATGCGCCACCTTGTGGACGTATATTCCAACATGAAGGCCAAGCAGGCTGCCGAAGTGCTGAGTTCTCTTGATGAGGGCATTGCCGTCCGTATTCTGGCCGGTATGCGCGGCAGACAGGCCGGTGAAATTCTCACCTTCGTCAAGCCGGATAAAGCAGCCCGTCTTTCCGAGGCCCTGACCAGAATGCAATTGCCTTTTGAATAG
- a CDS encoding SAM hydrolase/SAM-dependent halogenase family protein, whose translation MPVPIVLLTDFGHIDPYVGQMKGVLASLAPHSPVLDLCHGVRPQAVMQAAYFLNASFMHFPEKSIFICVVDPGVGTDRRIVCASIGNRHVLAPDNGLLTPLFAEYPGAGCHIMDTDQFPDASATFHGRDIFCPLAARLAGGASPAELGAPIHFSELHTPDWIVPVETDGSVECTVQHIDTFGNVVLNLPIVPWFERLASWPDLLLRLSPPLEILRTTTFGQLPRNTLGCIAGSQGNLELVLNGASAAQHLKVDLGDTITLISSFSPDDQYTNRNK comes from the coding sequence ATGCCAGTTCCCATAGTGCTGCTGACTGACTTCGGCCACATAGACCCCTATGTGGGACAGATGAAAGGCGTGCTGGCTTCGCTTGCACCACACAGCCCTGTGCTGGACCTGTGCCACGGAGTTCGCCCGCAGGCAGTCATGCAGGCCGCATACTTTCTGAACGCCAGCTTCATGCACTTTCCCGAAAAGAGTATTTTCATATGTGTGGTGGATCCCGGCGTGGGAACTGACAGGCGTATAGTCTGTGCCAGCATAGGCAACCGGCACGTGCTGGCACCGGATAACGGCTTGCTCACCCCCCTGTTCGCTGAATATCCCGGTGCCGGTTGCCACATCATGGACACGGACCAGTTCCCTGACGCTTCCGCCACCTTTCATGGTCGCGACATTTTCTGCCCGCTGGCGGCCCGCCTTGCCGGAGGAGCATCCCCTGCCGAACTTGGCGCTCCCATCCACTTCTCGGAACTGCATACACCGGACTGGATTGTGCCGGTAGAAACAGACGGATCAGTGGAATGCACTGTGCAGCACATAGACACCTTCGGCAACGTGGTGCTCAACCTGCCCATTGTTCCATGGTTCGAGCGCCTCGCATCATGGCCGGATCTGTTACTCAGACTCTCGCCGCCGCTGGAAATTCTGCGGACCACAACCTTCGGCCAGTTGCCCCGTAACACCCTGGGGTGTATCGCAGGCAGTCAGGGCAATCTTGAACTGGTTCTCAACGGCGCCTCCGCAGCTCAGCACCTTAAGGTAGACCTCGGAGACACCATAACCCTCATCAGCAGCTTCTCACCGGATGATCAATATACAAACCGAAACAAATAG
- a CDS encoding redox-sensing transcriptional repressor Rex — protein sequence MTQKSDHIPRATIQRLAVYVQVLENLLREGTEVISSEPLAKACNVNASQIRKDLAYFGEFGVRGVGYYVKSLIESITSALGVDREWRTVLIGVGNLGRALLNHKEFRLRGFNIVGAFDCDPFKIGEEISGLEVVCTKRLKEKIGENGAEIGIITTPPERAQRAANHLVEAGIKGILNFAPARITVPGDINVEYVDIFHHLYALSFNITFGKTD from the coding sequence ATGACACAAAAAAGCGACCATATCCCAAGAGCCACAATCCAGCGTCTTGCCGTTTACGTGCAAGTGCTGGAAAACCTTTTGAGAGAAGGCACTGAAGTCATATCCTCCGAGCCGCTCGCCAAAGCTTGCAACGTCAACGCGTCACAGATTCGCAAGGACCTGGCTTACTTCGGTGAGTTCGGCGTCAGAGGTGTGGGCTACTACGTGAAGAGCCTGATCGAGTCCATCACCAGCGCGCTTGGTGTGGACCGGGAATGGCGTACAGTGCTCATCGGGGTCGGCAACCTTGGCCGTGCCCTGCTGAACCACAAGGAATTTCGTCTCAGAGGCTTCAACATCGTCGGTGCATTCGACTGCGACCCGTTCAAGATCGGAGAAGAAATCTCCGGACTGGAGGTTGTCTGCACCAAACGCCTCAAAGAGAAGATCGGTGAAAACGGTGCCGAAATCGGCATCATTACCACGCCGCCGGAACGTGCCCAGCGTGCCGCCAACCATCTGGTTGAAGCGGGCATAAAGGGCATACTCAACTTCGCCCCGGCGCGTATTACAGTACCCGGTGATATCAATGTGGAGTATGTCGACATATTCCATCATCTGTATGCTCTTTCGTTCAATATCACGTTCGGGAAGACCGATTAG
- a CDS encoding pyridoxamine 5'-phosphate oxidase family protein, giving the protein MRRKDRNVDSVEEKERILAEALHMTLAMQDDTSAGAPYQVPLNHVYLDGNIYFHCAAAGKKLDCIRANPNVSVSAISTGRLVVPENAKACDIGMAFESVHATGVATVLEQGDEHRRALEALVRRYGGDPSTMSPAAMKVTTLVRIAIGVMTAKRANM; this is encoded by the coding sequence ATGCGTCGCAAAGACAGAAACGTGGATTCCGTAGAAGAAAAAGAGCGCATCCTTGCCGAGGCGCTGCATATGACTTTGGCCATGCAGGATGATACTTCTGCCGGTGCTCCCTATCAGGTGCCGCTCAACCACGTCTATCTCGATGGGAACATCTATTTCCATTGTGCTGCTGCCGGCAAAAAGCTGGACTGCATCCGCGCCAATCCCAATGTATCTGTCAGCGCCATCAGTACAGGGCGTCTGGTTGTTCCTGAAAACGCCAAAGCGTGCGATATTGGTATGGCTTTCGAAAGTGTCCATGCCACAGGGGTTGCCACGGTTCTTGAGCAGGGCGATGAGCATCGGCGCGCACTGGAGGCCCTTGTGCGCCGCTACGGGGGGGACCCGTCAACGATGTCGCCTGCGGCCATGAAGGTGACAACTTTGGTCAGGATAGCGATTGGCGTCATGACTGCGAAACGGGCTAATATGTAG
- a CDS encoding cytochrome c family protein gives MNRLRIPLSLAAATLIGALLWTAHPLSVRAESTYVGTDACAECHEDQYNKFKKYAKKAKSAHSVKIMAPKLTRSELESCYGCHTTGYGKPGGFESFEKTPHLSDAGCEVCHGPGSEHVESGGDPSLIHNPEMNECLTCHNEDRVKSFGFRPLLHGGAH, from the coding sequence ATGAACCGTCTGCGTATTCCCCTGTCGCTCGCAGCAGCCACCCTGATTGGTGCCTTGCTGTGGACAGCCCACCCGCTGTCCGTTCGGGCAGAGTCCACCTATGTGGGCACCGATGCCTGTGCCGAATGCCACGAAGATCAGTACAACAAGTTCAAGAAGTACGCTAAGAAAGCCAAATCAGCGCACAGCGTGAAGATCATGGCGCCCAAGCTGACCCGCAGCGAACTTGAAAGCTGCTATGGCTGTCACACAACGGGCTATGGCAAGCCCGGCGGGTTTGAGAGCTTTGAAAAAACGCCTCATCTCAGCGATGCCGGATGCGAAGTCTGCCACGGACCGGGATCGGAGCATGTGGAATCAGGCGGCGATCCGTCACTTATCCACAATCCGGAGATGAACGAATGCCTGACCTGCCATAATGAGGACAGGGTGAAAAGTTTCGGATTCCGCCCGCTGCTCCACGGCGGCGCACACTAA
- a CDS encoding ATP synthase subunit I — protein sequence MLRDTGEKIEKHLYAKGFRLPEIRSILKVQILLSMASALVGVLTVWLTMWPISFAVGVILGTYSFFSLARFIQQVILQSYSRQMLWGLLFRFYGRLMLTGLILFGLIIELRVPSSALVAGLATCMATMLVGIISRKAERKIKEA from the coding sequence ATGCTGAGAGATACGGGCGAGAAGATTGAAAAGCACCTGTATGCCAAAGGCTTCAGGTTGCCGGAAATCAGGTCCATTCTCAAGGTGCAGATCCTGCTAAGCATGGCTTCCGCTCTGGTTGGGGTCCTCACGGTCTGGCTGACAATGTGGCCGATCAGTTTCGCGGTGGGCGTGATTCTGGGTACATACAGCTTTTTTTCGCTGGCTAGGTTCATCCAGCAGGTCATACTGCAGAGCTACAGTCGGCAAATGCTGTGGGGATTGTTGTTCAGATTTTATGGGCGGCTTATGCTTACCGGACTCATCCTGTTCGGGCTGATTATTGAGCTCAGGGTTCCAAGTTCGGCGCTCGTGGCAGGTTTAGCCACTTGTATGGCAACCATGCTCGTAGGGATTATATCCCGAAAAGCAGAGCGGAAAATCAAGGAGGCATGA
- a CDS encoding adenosylcobinamide-GDP ribazoletransferase, translated as MINIQTETNSFAAAMGFLTRLGPARLFTTEEMASAVRHFTLAGLIVGAIVTLALHLLFGQANGAVQGWLWVALSIWLTRALHWDGWADLWDAWGSCAQGDKFWAIMKDSHIGAFGVIGLVMGLGGQILFTGQLLGSPLWMALIWAPGFGRAAAALIAMLGTPPPTSTLGRLSLIGATKPVVAFQALLALLAGILLCGAKPVALACVIAAAGLTALLRLSRRQNGLNGDFLGAAIIWGELSAMLGALLSLA; from the coding sequence ATGATCAATATACAAACCGAAACAAATAGCTTTGCCGCCGCCATGGGTTTTCTCACGCGGCTCGGCCCTGCCCGCCTGTTCACAACCGAAGAAATGGCATCCGCCGTCAGGCACTTCACCCTTGCCGGACTGATTGTCGGTGCTATTGTCACGCTGGCGCTCCACCTTCTGTTCGGACAGGCAAACGGCGCGGTGCAAGGGTGGCTGTGGGTAGCCCTGTCCATATGGCTCACCCGCGCTCTGCACTGGGATGGCTGGGCGGACCTGTGGGATGCGTGGGGCAGCTGCGCGCAGGGTGACAAGTTCTGGGCCATCATGAAGGACAGCCATATCGGCGCCTTCGGGGTCATCGGCCTTGTCATGGGGCTTGGCGGTCAAATTCTCTTTACAGGCCAGTTGCTGGGTTCCCCGCTGTGGATGGCTCTTATATGGGCCCCCGGCTTCGGCAGAGCGGCAGCCGCCCTCATTGCCATGCTCGGCACCCCGCCGCCCACCTCCACACTGGGCAGGCTTTCATTGATCGGCGCCACCAAACCCGTTGTGGCGTTTCAAGCGCTACTTGCCCTGCTTGCCGGAATACTGCTGTGCGGCGCCAAACCCGTTGCTCTTGCCTGCGTTATCGCTGCGGCCGGTCTTACGGCCCTGCTCCGCCTTTCGCGCAGACAGAACGGGCTGAACGGTGATTTTCTCGGGGCAGCCATTATCTGGGGAGAGCTCTCCGCTATGCTGGGAGCCCTGCTTTCTCTAGCGTAA
- the truA gene encoding tRNA pseudouridine(38-40) synthase TruA — translation MPRLKILVAYVGTNYCGWQIQNTLSRRPQPTIQEELERIVERVTGSPIRVFGSGRTDSGVHADGQVAHFDIPEAKLDMDWQRTFNSMLPDDIAVLSVEQVADDFHSRKDATGKAYSYSLWLSKRYTPPRLFPFVWATGPLDVAAMDAAAAHLVGTHDFSSFQNVGTDIETTVRTILGITRTPLGTVPTEDTPMQLTWRFEADGFLKQMVRNLMGTLVACGTGKLSPDDVPALLTACDRTKAPCTAPAQGLSLTQVYY, via the coding sequence ATGCCACGACTCAAGATTCTCGTAGCCTACGTTGGCACAAACTATTGCGGCTGGCAGATTCAGAACACACTCTCCCGACGCCCCCAGCCCACTATTCAGGAAGAGTTGGAGCGCATTGTCGAACGCGTGACAGGCAGCCCCATCCGCGTATTCGGCAGCGGCCGGACAGATTCGGGCGTGCATGCCGACGGGCAGGTCGCGCACTTCGACATTCCCGAGGCAAAGCTGGATATGGACTGGCAACGCACCTTCAACTCCATGCTGCCGGACGACATTGCCGTGCTTTCCGTGGAACAGGTTGCAGACGATTTCCATTCCCGCAAGGACGCCACGGGCAAGGCCTATTCCTATTCCCTGTGGCTCAGCAAGCGATACACCCCGCCACGGCTTTTTCCCTTCGTATGGGCCACCGGCCCGCTTGATGTGGCCGCCATGGACGCCGCAGCAGCCCACCTTGTGGGTACGCACGACTTTTCAAGCTTTCAGAACGTGGGTACGGACATTGAAACCACCGTGCGCACCATTCTCGGCATCACGCGAACGCCGCTGGGCACCGTTCCCACGGAAGACACGCCCATGCAGCTCACGTGGCGCTTTGAGGCGGACGGCTTTCTCAAGCAGATGGTGCGTAACCTCATGGGCACGCTGGTCGCCTGTGGTACCGGCAAGCTTTCGCCGGACGACGTGCCGGCCCTGCTCACGGCCTGCGACCGGACCAAGGCCCCCTGCACGGCTCCGGCACAGGGGCTGAGTCTCACCCAAGTCTATTATTAG